CCCTCACTTCTAGCTGGCTCAGTGCCGCATCTCCCCAAATCATGGACACTTACAAGACTCCTTCCGGCAGCTCTGGTGCCTCTGAGAGATCAGGGGCCTGGGCACGCCCCAGCTGGAGGCCCTCAATGTCAGGCCGCGTGGGGACACAAGGCACGGGACCCGAGACTTGCCGGAAGGAAGCTGCTGGGGGAGCAGAGGTAGGGAGTGGATTCCCGGAGCCATCTGCTCACCCTGGCTGGGCTGACCCCTGACTCAGCTACGCCAGCAGGCGGATGACCCCATTGTCTGAGCCCAGGAGGAGGTGGCGCTTGGTGGGCAGCAAGGCCAGGCTAGTGAGCGTGCCCCGGAAGTTCTCAGAGCTGAGCTTGGTGGTAACCTGGGCGGGCGGCTCGAGCAGGGAGCAGACGCCGATCTTGTTGGCCGCGGTGCCAGTGACCACCTCGCTGCCATACAGGTCAAAGGTGTGGATGGGGTCGGAAGCAGACTTGTAGTGGTGTGTGGGCTTCTGCTCTAGCTCCTTCCAGACGGTCAGGGAGTGGTCGGAGGAGGAGCTGACCAGGATGCTGCTGTCCACCGCCTGCCCGGGAGAGGAGGGCCTCAGCAGGCGCCTGGGCCCGCCAGTATTCCCACCGAGCCCCGGGGTCTTCCTGTCTCCTCCCACAAAATCTCACAGGGAAGACGAAGCATCCTGAGTCTCATGTTAAGCTGATGTCAGTTAATAAGTTAAAGGGCTGTCAACCTAATCACCACTGTCATTTGAGAACTTACTATCTTCAGGTATTTGTCAGGCATGCTCAGTACATTTAATCGTTATAAGGAACCTGAGGTAAGTTCCATCATTGTTcccatttaaaacaaaaaacaacaaggctcagagaggttaagtagtcAGCCTAAAGTCACAGAGCCAGTAAATGACAGAGCCAGGACTACTACCTAGGCTGACCCCAGAGCCTTCCTGGTCCTTTTCTGGAATGTCAGAGGAACCTGGAGCTCAGGGTTCCCAGGGCACTCAGCCCTCAGCAGTGGGAGTGTCTGTCCTTGTCCTCTGGCCTCCATCCAGGACAGGGAGGAGAATCCTGTGTGCCTGGAGAAATCCTCCCACAGGGAGCCCTGTTCCTCCCGTCCTGTACCTTCCTGAGTGGCTCCCTGAGGCCCGTGCCTGGGGAAGTGGAcagcagcaggggtggggggcaggagtccCATGCCCAGCCTGTCCCTGACCCCACCAGGGCAGCCCAGTAGGGGGCATGGACTCTGCTCGGTGGTCTGGGAGCAGTAAACAGCCTCCCTGCTGAGCTTTATTTAACCTGCACTGGGTCACGGGCAGAGCCTGACCCCTGATCCTCCAAGCAAGACAAATATGGACAAGGGTTATTCATTAGAACATCTCCAGAGAACAGCAGGGTCAGCTCTGCCCCCACGTTCCCGCCTCCATGGCCTGCTCCTGCCAAGGCCCCCGCAGACGGCTGGCCCCTGAGCTGGCCCAGAAGGACCGCCCTCCTCCCTGCCCATCGGGCCGTGGGCAGGTGTAAGGAGGACCAGCTGAGTTCCACCCTTGGATGGGCCCGAAGCAGAGATGAGGGCTGGGGTTGGACAGTGAGCAGGGGAGCTGGCTCTTCACCTTGATCTGCAGGATGTCCCCCTCATGGGCCGGCCAGCCGCGGAGAACCAGGCCCGTGCGGGTGTCCAGGAGCACCATGAAGCCCGAGGAGAAGCCGGCCACGACGCTGCGGCCGTTGGGGCTGACGGCCAGGGAGCGGACGAGCCCGGGGTTGAGTCCACCACCTAGGCGGAACTCATGCTGCAGGGGCAGGAGAGTGAGCTGAGGGGACCACCACCCCCCCATCTCGCTTCTCCCACATGTCCTCACCCACCACCCGAGTCCCGCCCCCATCAAAGGCAGAGAAAAGCACAGAAGcgctcccttcccctcctccctcccctccatcGCAGGccagagccccacccccagattCAGTGGCTGTGGGTGACTGATCTCCAAGGAAGAATGTGAAGGGCCCCAGGGAGGAcgccctggctttctctctttacaagtctcccctccctgccaggtCCCTAGGCCAAGTTCAGGGAACTGGATGCCCGCTGACCTGCAGGCCTGGTTTCCTGCAGTCCACAAAGCGCAGGGTCGAGTCAGAGCTGGCCATGGTGATGCTGGTGTGGGGAGCAGGCATGACAGCCACAGCCGTCAGGGGCACCCGGCCATCCGAGGGCTCCACTGTGCGAAGGGTCTTCCCTGAGAAGGAAGGGCACAGTGGCTCTAGGGCCCCAGCAGCTGACGGAAGGGCCCtgaccgcccccgcccccgcccccgccccctgacCTACCCCATTCTCCAGAGGTCTTCAGAACATACTACAGATATTTCTTGACCCGCCCACCCTCCTGAGTCCATGGCCAGGTGCTCATCCCCAGAGCAATCGCCTCTCTTCACACAGCCCCCGTGAGCAAAAGCCACCTCCCGCCACTACTTATCCCCTCTACCTGCCTTTCCTCCTCTAACAATGccaaaaaaaatcaagcaacCACTGGCTGAAGAGGTACTACGTGATGCATGTTAAGCCAAACTCCTACATGCTTTAGCTTTCTGAATGGGTTTTTCTGACTCCCgttttgcaggtgaggaaactgacgCTTCCTGCAGCAAAGTGACTTCCTTAAGTAAGGTCATTCAGCAAGCAAGAGCACAATTTAAACTCAGGTCTAACGGATTCCAAGCCCTTAACTGCTCTGAGTGGCCTCATTTGGTCTCCCTCAAATCCATCCATTGCACCCCAAACCTTCCACCCTCAGGCCCCACTGCCGGAAGCCTGGCAGGGCACAGGGGGGCAGCAATGGAACAGGCCTCACCTGGGCGTGCTCACCTGTGAAGGGGTCCCAGAGGTGCACAGCCCCGTCACAGCTCACCAGGTACTGCGGGGCCTCCAGCTGGCCCACGTAGAAGACACTCTTGCGGTGCTGGGTGTAGATGAGGCGGGGAGCCGTCTCGCTGGTGCCATCCCCGTAGTTATAGAGCGGCCAGAGGCGCACAGTACGGTCCTTGCTGCCACTCAGGAAGAAGTCCTCACTGCTCAGGGGCGCCACACACTTGACAGCCCCCGAGTGGCCAGGGAAGCCCTGCAGGCGGATCTGGTGGAAGTGAAAGTGGGCATCGTGCTGGCTAACGCCAATCTCGTACTGCCAGTAGGCCAGCCAGTTCCCGCTCAGCCCGTGGGCGCTCCGTGGCAGCTCCTGCTTCAAGACGTTGTcctcgctgctgctgctgctgccgccgaGGCCCCTACCACCCACCCCGGAGATGGGGCCCAGCAGCCCGGGGCCCTCGGGCTGGAAAGAGTCCGTGGGGATCTGGATGCGATTCCCAACCAGGACGCTCCCGAAGGTCCCCGAGTGGCCGTCATCCTGGGAGCAGCCCCCGCTCTGGGGGTCCCACTCGTGCCCGGTGCTGGGCACGGCAGGCTCCATGCTGGCAGGGCTGCGGTTGCTCGGGCTGAGGCTCTCCAAATACAGCCCCGCCAGCTCCCCGACCAGCTCGTGGTTGGGGATGATTTTCTGGATGATGTCACCTGCATGGGAGCGGGAGAGGTCCTACGATCAGGGAAGCTGCTGGAGGGCTGCCACCACCCACCCAAGGCTTGGGAACCACAGGAGACTGTGTAGGAGCTGCATGAGTAACTGGGCAGGTTAATTCTTCATCTCTGAGGTTCAGTTTCTTCCCCAGTGATATGCCGATCCGTTCACTGAGTACACACAAAGCGAGTGTCTTCTCGTGCATTGCTGGGTGAAGAGTGAGCGAGATAGCTGGCTCTCTGCCCTCACAAAGCTTAGATTTTAGTGGAGGAAAGATAATAGCACCTAACCACAGAGCTGTTTGTCATATTTAATCTCTTTGTATGTTGCTTTGGGACTTGAGACCTGAAGCCAAATCCTTTTGCTCTAACCCAAAAAATTGTGCTCAACACCCACTGCTGACGCACGTCAGAAGTGGGGcatgcccccccccacccaggaaaAGAGGCACAGCCAGGGAACACAACAGGGCAGTACCCAACAGACAGGAGAAGGGCACGTAGATTGTGTACGCCATCTCCAAGGTGAACACCTTCTGCAGCTCGTCCAGCAGCACGGGGTCCACTGGCCGCTGCTGCCCATCGGAGAAGGTCACCTCTGGCAGCTGCCCTTCACTGCGGCCACCAGGATCCAGCTTCAGATCCTACGGGCAGGAAGCCAGGAGGTCAGCCAAGTCCACACACCCCCTGCCCCAACCCGCCCCAGCCAGCAGCCCACCCACCTGGCGCCGAAGTTCATGCAGGTGGGAAAACACTTGGAAGAAGGTGGCCACGGGCTCACTGAGGTGCTGCTGGACCATCTCCTGTCCGATACGCAGGCAGATGAGGGCGATGAGGCTGATGGTTTTCACACACAGGACGGTCCGGGCCTGGGCCCCGCTTGGGAACCTGGAAAAGGAGGTCACGAGCTGCAGTGCTCCACTCTGCAGCATCTCCCCAGAATCCATCAAAAGCTTTAAAAGGAAGGGAGCTACGAGACCCACACTGGCCAAAACCAAcagaggaaaccgaggcccagaaaAAGGGTATGGCTACTTAGGGTCACACAGCCAAGAGCAGATCCTAGGACCCGGTGTTACTCCCTCTCCCCCGAGATTTTCGGGCTGCTCCCTCCACAGGGGTGGGCAAAGGCCTACCCGGTCACGAGGGAAGTGAGAAAGCTGAGCACGGGCAGCAGGACCTCGTGGCTGATACGGGGCAGGATGTCCATGAGGGTGGTGTCCGAGAGGAACACGATGATCTTCTGTGTCAGCGTCACTGCCGCCAACAGCCCTGCCTCCTTACGGCTGTTCAGTCGGCTGGGGCCCGAAGTGCTCCCAGGGGCAACCTACGGCCACAAGGGACGTGAGAGCCAGGCTGCCCTGGAGACACTGGCCGGCCTCAGGCTCCTCCGCCTCCCCACCCGCAGGCCTGCCACGTTGGTGACTGACCAGGTAGCTGATGTAGGGCAGGTACTGGTAGGTGAGGACGGGCTCCCCGTACAGGTGGGCGACGTGCAGGAGGCAGCTCAGCACGGGCGCCGACACGACGTCGCCCAGGACAGGCCTCTTCTGGTAGATGTTGCCCGCGTTCAGCGGGGTGCTCTCGTCGCTGCTCACGGTGAACTGCTGCCGCGTGGGCCCTGCCGGGGAAGGGCCGGCAGCCCTGAGCGGCCAgcagggggcgggaggggagtGGGCCTTCCAGGGCTGCGGCAGCTGCTCCAGCTCACTCTAACCTAGAGCCTGTCCCGTCCCCCACCCAAGGAAGGAAGGGGCTCCAAGACGGGGGAGCCTAGGACCTGGCTTGGAGGTAGGCTcgggtgggaggaggaaggagccCTGAGAGGGGGGTGAAGATGCGGGGAGGGCCGACCACAACCTTACCAACGTAACAAGATGTCAGTAGGCGGAGCAGGTTCCGGGCCACGTGGCGTGAGGCCACGGTGGGGCCGAGCTTGGCAGAGAGCCAGCGGACCATCTTGCAGGCCGTATCTACAGGGTAAGAGCGGGCCCTGAGCGCCTCAGATAACGATGGCGCCCCACTTCTCCCACCCAACCATCTCTGGAAGTAGCACGCTGGCAAGGGGCACTGCTCAACCCTGGTCACACCCCCTCCAGCCAGCAGCTTCTGAGTCCCTGGCCTTCGGGACTCGGAGTTAGGGGCAGCTCCAGGCTCCTATCACTCAGGCAGTTTGCAGGGAGGTTGCTTATCCTTTCAGGACCTTCCCAAGTTTCTTGATGAGGCCGGACCTGGCCCCAGCTACCACCTCTTCTGGCCCCTGCTCCCCCCACTCCACTCTCTCTGTCTGACCACACAGGCCTTTTACTGATTCTTTTCCTGGAACGGTATCAGCGTCAAAACTTCACACATGCCGTTCCTTTAGCCTGGAATGCTCTTTCCACTTCAGACCCTGCCATTTTTGTCTAGCTTTGTCCTCCTCGAACCTCTGCCTTCAGGGAATCCTTCTCTGACCCTGCAAATGAGACCTaagccccattttacattccctcatAGCAACCCAGACACGTTCCTCACAGCGCTCACACACGACTGCCTACAGCATGGCGGCTCAGTTGGCGTGAGCTCCGGGAGGGCAGGCCCACACCCAGGCCACCTCCACTTGGCACAGGCGCTCCGCCAACGCTGAGGGGACGGCTGCCTGAGTGCGGGCCAAGCCCCACCCACCCGAGAACTTACCAAGGAGGATCTTCTGTTCTTTGCCCTCCGAATGCTCAGTGAGCgactcctcctcttcctccccatcGGCCCCCCCGCTGGCTACAACCGTGTCCATGGACAGCACCGTGTCGGAGAGGGTGAGCTCAGACGTGCCGGGCACCTCGTCctgctccccctcctcctcctccaacaCCACAcagtcctcctcttcctcctcctcctcctcttcctcctcctcctctgagcCCTCGCTCTGCTTCAAGTCCTGGCTGCTGTCACCCGACTGGAGGCTGCTCTTGTCCACGGGGCCGCCCCCTTCATCCGTGGCCCGCTCCTCGCCCAGAGACGTCTCGCTGGCACTGCTCTTGTCACTCAGCCTGCCCAGGCTCACTGCCTCAGCCTCCTGGGGCTGTGGAGACTCAGCCACGAAGAGCCCAGCCTGGAAGTCCTCTGCGTCAGGGAGGTCGGCCTGGTCGTGGAAGCTGACACCAGACGTGTAGTCCGGGAGCCCCAGGCCCGAGGCAGCGGCAGGCTCCCCATCCATCGGAATCTCCGCCCCAAAGGCACAGGGACCCGGCCCGGGCCCTGGAAGGCCGTTCTCCTCCTCCTCGGCAGCCCCCGCCAGGCCCCTGCTTTCCTCCTGGGAGGCCTCCACGCCTGCCAGCACCTGCAGGACGTGGGGCAGCAGGTGGCTGAGGAAGGCCTGCAGGCCCAGCCGCACCATCAGCTGGGCCACGAAGCAGTCCGTGTACAGGTAGAAGCGGCCGCGTAGCCGGCACGGGCTCTCGTAAGCACCGATGAGTGGCTTCAGCAGATACTTATTGGCATTCTTGGGGCCCAGTGCCCTGGCAACAGGTTCAAATAGGTACCAGGCCGTGTACACGGCCGTGTGCTCCTCGGACATGAGCGACAGCACGAAGGGCAGCAGGATCTCCAGGCCCTCGGGGGTGATGTCACTGAGCACGGCGCCCAGCTGTTGCCACAGGGCAAACACCAGCTCCCGCCCCTGGGCCTCGTCCTCCACACGCCTCGCCTGGTACAGGAGGATGAACTTGTGCAGCGCCGTGAAGTATGGAGGGAAGGGAACCACAGAG
This genomic stretch from Dasypus novemcinctus isolate mDasNov1 chromosome 21, mDasNov1.1.hap2, whole genome shotgun sequence harbors:
- the WDR81 gene encoding WD repeat-containing protein 81 codes for the protein MAQGSRGREAALTTPVKGCSLPPSSDMEGLLRSVERDLNIDARQLALAPEGTHVVALVPARWLAGLRERRLPLGPCPRAEGLGEAEVRTLLQRSVQRLPAGWTRVEVHGLKKQRLSYPLGGGLPLEEASCSPETLTRFMQDVATQNYRNLWQHAYRNYGQPYSHTPAHPAVPALNSIRQALQRVYGCSFLPVGETTQCPSNTRDDPCPPRGSPACPSLLRAEALLESPEMLYVVHPYVQFSLHDVVTFSPAKLTNSQAKVLFILFRVLRAMDACHRQGLACGALSLHHIAVDEKLCSELRLDLRAYERSHEDNSQEASVAANGVGSEPGEVQRRGTACPSCQEELRGFVLDWVHGRISNFHYLMQLNRLAGRRQGDPNYHPVLPWVVDFTMPHGRFRDLRKSKFRLNKGDKQLDFTYEMTRQAFVAGGAGGSEPPHVPHHISDVLSDITYYVYKARRTPRSVLCGHVRAQWEPHEYPASMERMQNWTPDECIPEFYTDPSIFSSIHPDMPDLDVPAWCSSSQDFVAAHRALLESREVSQDLHHWIDLTFGYKLQGKEAVKEKNVCLHLVDAHTHLSSYGVVQLFNQPHPQRLAGAPALAPEPPLIPRLLVQTIQETTGREDFPGQLPNGAGRLVLEATPCEAGWARDRPVAGEDDLEQATEALDSISLAGKAGDQLSTSSSSSSQVPPGLLSFSVASASRPGRRSKAAGVDTGEGEEGKILLPEGFSPVQALEELEKLGNFLAKGVGGRLEVPEQPQPQPPMQLRDLFHRDMQALGVLLAEMVFATRVRTLQPNAPLWARFEAVRGLCTRHHKEVPVSLQPVLDTLLQLSGPEGPVVAQRGKPELLFEYRPVSQGLPPPCPAQLLSPFSSVVPFPPYFTALHKFILLYQARRVEDEAQGRELVFALWQQLGAVLSDITPEGLEILLPFVLSLMSEEHTAVYTAWYLFEPVARALGPKNANKYLLKPLIGAYESPCRLRGRFYLYTDCFVAQLMVRLGLQAFLSHLLPHVLQVLAGVEASQEESRGLAGAAEEEENGLPGPGPGPCAFGAEIPMDGEPAAASGLGLPDYTSGVSFHDQADLPDAEDFQAGLFVAESPQPQEAEAVSLGRLSDKSSASETSLGEERATDEGGGPVDKSSLQSGDSSQDLKQSEGSEEEEEEEEEEEEEDCVVLEEEEGEQDEVPGTSELTLSDTVLSMDTVVASGGADGEEEEESLTEHSEGKEQKILLDTACKMVRWLSAKLGPTVASRHVARNLLRLLTSCYVGPTRQQFTVSSDESTPLNAGNIYQKRPVLGDVVSAPVLSCLLHVAHLYGEPVLTYQYLPYISYLVAPGSTSGPSRLNSRKEAGLLAAVTLTQKIIVFLSDTTLMDILPRISHEVLLPVLSFLTSLVTGFPSGAQARTVLCVKTISLIALICLRIGQEMVQQHLSEPVATFFQVFSHLHELRRQDLKLDPGGRSEGQLPEVTFSDGQQRPVDPVLLDELQKVFTLEMAYTIYVPFSCLLGDIIQKIIPNHELVGELAGLYLESLSPSNRSPASMEPAVPSTGHEWDPQSGGCSQDDGHSGTFGSVLVGNRIQIPTDSFQPEGPGLLGPISGVGGRGLGGSSSSSEDNVLKQELPRSAHGLSGNWLAYWQYEIGVSQHDAHFHFHQIRLQGFPGHSGAVKCVAPLSSEDFFLSGSKDRTVRLWPLYNYGDGTSETAPRLIYTQHRKSVFYVGQLEAPQYLVSCDGAVHLWDPFTGKTLRTVEPSDGRVPLTAVAVMPAPHTSITMASSDSTLRFVDCRKPGLQHEFRLGGGLNPGLVRSLAVSPNGRSVVAGFSSGFMVLLDTRTGLVLRGWPAHEGDILQIKAVDSSILVSSSSDHSLTVWKELEQKPTHHYKSASDPIHTFDLYGSEVVTGTAANKIGVCSLLEPPAQVTTKLSSENFRGTLTSLALLPTKRHLLLGSDNGVIRLLA